Below is a genomic region from Prunus persica cultivar Lovell chromosome G3, Prunus_persica_NCBIv2, whole genome shotgun sequence.
gtctccaagggggagtgttgtaaaagtctTGGTGTGGAtcccactaactattcattactattcatttggagactttggtagagtttgtctgtcacgggtgaatagtgaattactattcatttggagactttggtagagtttgtctgtcacgggtgaatagtgaatagtgattatttcagcctataaataagaccaccatcagagaaagaaaaaataagaaaagaagaaaaagaaaagagagaagagaaagcagagagaaattctcttagagagaaaattcagtgagccacatatgttgtaaacactaaagttgtagccatatcattttatagtgaaaggttactgctgctgctctccgaggacgtaggcatagccgaacctcgttaaaagttgtgtctcatctattttacgtgcagctcaatatccgcatatattccaggttattttataacatgattttcttttttggggtacAAATAAAGGCCAGAGGcccaaatcaaacaaagaGCTCTACAAAATGCAAATAGTGTTTTCAGTGATGAGGtttttaattgaaaactacTATAAATTACATCAAAGATCAtaaacatgtaaataagggttgtaaaaaaatatgtgaatCAATTTAAGGGGtcctttttcattaatttctgGATAAACTTAGGGTAGTGATTTTCACTCCCTTTTTGTCCATTTAcacttcattttgtttttttaatagattttactataataaaaaagggagtgtaagcgGACAAAAGATAAGTGAGAACGTACAATTTCTAACAAATGAAGTATTTTAATGGACAAAAGaggagtgagaaaatcagcTCCTTAAACTTAAACTTAAATAAGCAGTGAAAAATGTTAATTGGTAAAAAGAAAGTCATAATTTGGTCTAActccaaaattaaaagaacaatTAATTTGGTAGAGTCAAAATTTTGACCACagagaattttaaaaaaaggaaaaaaaattaagaggaGAGTCAAAAGCAAGAGGACAATAGAAACCTCAATGAGCATGAAGATATCAAAGAAATGGATTATCGATCAGAAGTAGGGAAGCCGGTGATAGTGTTGATTTGCGGTAGCTTAGTCTATTACCACTGCGCGCATCGCAACTCCAGCCTCGTCTCTCTTGTATCCGATGTCCTCATCGTCCTCCTCTGTTCGCTCGCCATTCTCGGCCTTCTCTTTCGCCAGATGAACATCTCGTAAGTCCAAATTCCTCATTTTCCTTTGAGCCCTTGTTTTGTCTGCCCAGAAAATGCGGGAAAGCGACtgcttttctttctgtttttggtttatttttctgggttttgaggAATTTGGGTTTCTAAAGTCTTGTTATTGGGTCAATTTGGAGTTTGGTTTTATCTGATAATGGTTGAAAATTGAATGCAAATTTGTTGTGCTTTAATTGAGTTTGATTGTGAATGATTTTgggaattgggttttgtttagATTTTGATAGGCTCTTTTACTCTGTAGGGTTGTCTTGAATGGATGCATTGGAATTGAAATAGGTTATGGgggattgaagaaaaattggagTTGTTACCAAGATAGATGAACTGAGAATTTGTGGttctttgtttcaaattaTAATTGTGTGAATGGTATTATTTGATAAGCGGTTTCTGTGTCATATTATGAATTTATAGATTTGATACGATTGTAGTGGTGAATGGTGATCTTTGTGTTGAAGTATCTAGTTTTATTGTTGACTAGGGTACCCGTCGATCCACTCGAGTGGCAGATTTCGCAGGACACTGCTAATAGCATTGTTGCATGGTTAGCCAATACCATAGGAGCAGCTGAGTCTGTATTGAGGGTTGCAGCCACGGGGCACGACAAGAGGTTGTTTTTCAAGGTAATAATGCTTGATGACTGCaatggatttttgttttggtatcaAGCTGTTGCAGAGTCTCTATTACTTGGTGGCTATGGATGAAAATTTTCAACGGCTAACATGTAGACATAAGCTGCTGCGAGCTTCAAGTATCAAGGAGAGGTGCTAATACATGTCTTAAGAATTATAAAGTGGCCCAAGTCAGGACATATTTTGAACTTGATATTGTAGAAATTTGGATTTCTTTTGGTATTGAGCTCCATATGCATGTTGTTATGTGTGCACATGTGTTTTCATGCTTGCATTTGTCTTTTTCACTGGGAAGGCTTGGATGCCACTTGGATGCCACTTCGAGGGCACTCCATAATGCACCTTCTCTTCTACTGCATAGTATTTCAGAAGAATAGAATGGAAGCTAAAATGTACTTGTGATAACAGTCCACgagataataaaaaatatctttGTGGCTGATTTGTAGCTTTGCTGTAGTAGAAAATTAACTTTTTGCACTGAGTACAGACAGCCCTCACTATACTTTTCTAGCTATCAATTCTAAATTCTAATCATGAAACTTTTGACCTGAGTGAAGGCATCTTGCGGTCCCATGGCAGGTCCTTTGGCAGACAGGCCATCATGTGTTATTAAAGCAGTCTGCTTCTGTGCTAGTCTATcaaattgatttttattttcctattgGTTGCGATGGTTGCAGATGTAGCTTATCAGTATCGTGATAACATGTTATCACATAGAATAAAGTTATGCAAATTTGTTAATCATAAGTAGTTCTTGCAGACAGCTAACCCGATAACTTCTCATTTAAATCTTTCTCCAGGTGGTGTTTTGTCTTTACATGCTTTCAGCTTTGGGACGGTTGGTGTCAGGTCTTACAGTTGCCTATGCTGGTATGTTTTTTGCTTAAATCTGTTACCCCTTCGTAGTTGAGATTGTTTTCGTAGTTTGGTCTTTTAAGATAAAAATCAAGGTGGCAACTTATGTGTTGTTTTGTCAGATTCAGAAGCCACTGTCTGATTTGCCccttgcttttcttttgtttttatttttttattttttattaatacaaAGTCATTCACTATTTGAATACATTCAtgtaaattttcctttttggccTGACTTGTATCTTTGTTTTAAACATCACATATATGTAACTTTCCTCTGCTCCTGGAACAGGATTATGCTTATTTTGCCTTTATATGTTAGCTGAGAACAGTCAGTCAATCAGTGCATGTTTGTCTCGATTTCTGAGGAGAACGAATGATCTAGCGGAGGAAGATGCTGCTGAGCAAGATACTATGTAGCTTATGTTTTCTGTAACCTCCATGTACAATGaatctttgtatttttttgtgtgggtGTATTTCGAGCTACTCAGTTTCTGTGTACATATGACTTTGTGCATGACCCCTCTTGGGGTGGTACAATATTGTTAACCAAGAGATACAATTTTATGATACAAACTGTTGAATAATTGACACCATTGCTGAATAAATGCCGGTCATTAGT
It encodes:
- the LOC18784245 gene encoding reticulon-like protein B22, whose amino-acid sequence is MDYRSEVGKPVIVLICGSLVYYHCAHRNSSLVSLVSDVLIVLLCSLAILGLLFRQMNISVPVDPLEWQISQDTANSIVAWLANTIGAAESVLRVAATGHDKRLFFKVVFCLYMLSALGRLVSGLTVAYAGLCLFCLYMLAENSQSISACLSRFLRRTNDLAEEDAAEQDTM